The window ATCGTATCCCAATGCCAAAGTTTTTCCTCAAACAGCAGCTGTTGTATGTGCCATTTATTGGTATGGCTTGCTGGGCTCTGGATATGCCGTTTATGCGCCGTTATTCGCGCGAATATCTGATCCGTAATCCGCATAAGCGTGGTGAGGATTTGGCAACCACGCGTCGCTCTTGCGCTAAGTTTAAGCATACTCCTACGACGGTAGTGAATTACGTAGAAGGCACGCGTTTTACTCAAGAAAAGCAACGCCAGAGCAAAGCACGATATCAACATTTGTTGCAGCCAAAGTCTGGTGGCATCGCTTACACGCTGGCTACGATGGGTGATCAGTTTGATAGTATTATTGATGTCACGTTGGCTTATCCGGAAAATACCCATAAACCATTCAGAGACATGTTAATGGGCCGTATGAGCAAGATAGTGGTTCGTGTGAAGGTACTGCCGGTTGATGAAAAAGTGCGGGGAGATTACTTTAACGATAAACCCTACAAGCGTCAGTTTCAGCAATGGCTGGGTGGTGTCTGGCAGGAGAAAGACCAGTTGCTGCAAGAGATACACCGGTAAAAAACAGACAAAACAAAGGGGAGCCGGAGCTCCCCTTTGTGCAATCTATACGGATTATTTAAGTTCTAATAAGTAGTTTACCAGAGCAAAGTACTCATCCATGGTTTTGATGCTTTGCGCTTGTACCAGATATTTGTTGTTTACAATCACCGCAGGAACACCTGTCAAGCCACTGTCTTCAAACTGTTTGTCCATACGACGAACCATAGAGTCGACAGCAAAACCTTTGAATGCTGAGTCAAACTTCTTCTTGTCCACCCCTTCATCTAAGAAGATTTGACGCAGTTCTGCATCGTCACGTGGCGCTTTACGCAAATTGTGGATGCGGTTAAACATCACAGGTACCATTTTGTCTTCAATCTTAAGTGCAACCATAGTTGCGAATGCTTTGCTCATTGAAGGGCCCATGTTGCCACCCATAAAGGATACGTGGTTCTTTTGTAGTTTCACGCCTTCAGGTAACTGCTTTTTAAGTTGCTGAATAACTGGCTCGAACGAATGACAGTGCGGGCAGTAGAATGAGAAAAATTCAGTTACTACGGGTTTCTGTGATACCTCTAGATCCAATACTTTGTAATGTTCACCTTCTTTGAATTGCGCTGCCTGTACTGAGAGGCTCAGCATCAGCATAGAAAACAGTGCGAACAGTTTTTTCATTTAAATATCTCCACTTTGAATTAGTTGGCTGACTTACCATTGAGGCATTAAAGAGAGGGGTGCTTCTTCTAAGCTGGCAATCTGCTCTTTAAAGCTAAGAACTTGACCTTCCCAGTATTTTGGCTCATTAAACCATGGAAAAGCCAACGGAAATGCAGGGTC is drawn from uncultured Vibrio sp. and contains these coding sequences:
- a CDS encoding acyltransferase; this translates as MLAYLLFLLNASLVIINSAICSLVICLIAVLKLLLPDVKLKAKGTEAANKVMWAWATINAAVLALSNRVAWDVQGGDELKKDGWYLLISNHLSWTDIVVLCCVFKDRIPMPKFFLKQQLLYVPFIGMACWALDMPFMRRYSREYLIRNPHKRGEDLATTRRSCAKFKHTPTTVVNYVEGTRFTQEKQRQSKARYQHLLQPKSGGIAYTLATMGDQFDSIIDVTLAYPENTHKPFRDMLMGRMSKIVVRVKVLPVDEKVRGDYFNDKPYKRQFQQWLGGVWQEKDQLLQEIHR
- a CDS encoding thiol:disulfide interchange protein DsbA/DsbL; this translates as MKKLFALFSMLMLSLSVQAAQFKEGEHYKVLDLEVSQKPVVTEFFSFYCPHCHSFEPVIQQLKKQLPEGVKLQKNHVSFMGGNMGPSMSKAFATMVALKIEDKMVPVMFNRIHNLRKAPRDDAELRQIFLDEGVDKKKFDSAFKGFAVDSMVRRMDKQFEDSGLTGVPAVIVNNKYLVQAQSIKTMDEYFALVNYLLELK